Proteins from one Elephas maximus indicus isolate mEleMax1 chromosome 12, mEleMax1 primary haplotype, whole genome shotgun sequence genomic window:
- the SH3YL1 gene encoding SH3 domain-containing YSC84-like protein 1 translates to MNNPIPSDLKSEAKKAAKILREFTEITSRNGPDKIIPAHVIAKAKGLAILSVIKAGFLVTARGGSGIVVARLPDGKWSAPSAIGIAGLGGGFEIGIEVSDLVIILNYDRAVEAFAKGGNLTLGGNFTVAVGPLGRNLEGNVALRSSAAVFTYCKSRGLFAGISLEGSCLIERKETNRKFYCQDIRAYDILFGDMPQPAQAEDLYEILDSFTEKYENEGQQINARKAARELPPKPLSRPQPSSVTVQLNAGSQSDRNEYKLYPELPSYHEDTGNSQRSIEVTALYSFGGQQPGDLNFQAGDKIIVISKTDSHFDWWEGKLRGQTGIFPANYVTMN, encoded by the exons tgAATAACCCTATACCTTCCGATCTGAAATCAGAAGCCAAAAAGGCTGCTAAAATATTAAGAGAATTTACAGAAATAACTTCCAGAAATGGACCTGATAAGATCATTCCTG CCCATGTGATTGCTAAAGCTAAAGGTCTTGCAATTCTTTCTGTGATAAAAGCCGGATTTCTGGTCACTGCCAGAGGAGGCAGTGGGATCGTGGTGGCTCGCCTTCCAGATGGAA AATGGTCTGCACCTTCGGCCATTGGGATAGCTGGCCTTGGTGGGGGATTTGAAATAGGAATTGAG GTCTCGGATTTGGTAATAATTTTGAATTATGATAGAGCAGTAGAAGCTTTTGCAAAAGGTGGTAACTTAACGCTTGGCGGGAATTTCACTGTGGCAGTTGGGCCGTTGGGAAG GAATTTGGAAGGAAATGTGGCCTTAAGAAGCTCTGCTGCTGTCTTTACGTACTGTAAATCAAGAGGACTGTTTGCGGGCATATCTTTAGAAGGCAGCTGTTTGATTGAAAGGAAGGAAACTAATCGAAA attttattgtcAAGATATCCGAGCTTATGACATTTTATTTGGAGATATGCCACAGCCTGCACAAGCAGAAGATCTTTATGAAATTCTCGATTCCTTTACGGAAAAGTATGAAAATGAAGGACAACAAATTAACGCAAGAAAAGCA GCCAGAGAATTACCTCCAAAACCATTGTCAAGGCCACAGCCATCATCTGTAACAGTCCAGCTGAATGCTGGCTCtcaaa GTGACAGAAATGAATATAAGCTCTATCCTGAACTTCCCAGCTATCATGAGGATACTG gcAATTCCCAGCGATCTATAGAAGTGACAGCATTGTATTCCTTTGGAGGACAGCAGCCGGGAGATTTGAATTTTCAAGCTGGAGACAAGATCATAGTTATATCAAAAACCGATTCACATTTTGATTGGTGGGAGGGAAAACTCCGAGGTCAAACTGGCATTTTTCCAGCCAACTATGTAACCATGAATTAA